One genomic window of Plasmodium falciparum 3D7 genome assembly, chromosome: 10 includes the following:
- a CDS encoding early transcribed membrane protein 10.3 encodes MKVSRHTVLLNIILIVSLLGCVLTLNLFSANDDKRALKDIDRTLEKLLRKKQIIISTAAVALAITLGGLFGSLGYKSWKNKNKSKDKVNDGSDSEELDSSKEDKDKDE; translated from the coding sequence ATGAAGGTTTCTAGGCATACCGTTCTTTTAAACATTATCCTAATCGTTAGCTTATTAGGATGTGTTTTAACTCTTAACCTTTTTTCTGCAAATGATGATAAGAGAGCGTTGAAGGATATCGACAGAACATTAGAAAAACTTTTGAGGAAAAAGCAAATCATCATATCTACTGCTGCTGTTGCTTTGGCTATAACCTTAGGTGGTTTATTTGGAAGTTTAGGATATAAGAGCtggaaaaacaaaaacaaatcaAAAGATAAGGTGAATGATGGATCCGACTCTGAGGAATTAGATAGTTCTAAAGAGGACAAAGACAAagatgaataa
- a CDS encoding DNA polymerase delta catalytic subunit, producing MEELKTCPFTNVIPYGLLYDKLKKEKNNDVPENYVIEEFDKLLKNYERPNVYDEIGNATFKNDEDLITFQIDLDYTVENIFKNMIYNESGSNNSILNDIYMPYRILLSKDKNYVSVPIIRIYSLRKDGCSVLINVHNFFPYFYVEKPDDFDNEDLIKLEMLMNENLNLNSQYKIYEKKILKIEIVKTESLMYFKKNGKKDFLKITVLLPKMVPSLKKYFEGIVHVNNKSIGGIVYEANLPFILRYIIDHKITGSSWINCKKGHYYIRNKNKKISNCTFEIDISYEHVEPITLENEYQQIPKLRILSFDIECIKLDGKGFPEAKNDPIIQISSILYFQGEPIDNCTKFIFTLLECASIPGSNVIWFNDEKTLLEAWNEFIIRIDPDFLTGYNIINFDLPYILNRGTALNLKKLKFLGRIKNVASTVKDSSFSSKQFGTHETKEINIFGRIQFDVYDLIKRDYKLKSYTLNYVSFEFLKEQKEDVHYSIMNDLQNESPESRKRIATYCIKDGVLPLRLIDKLLFIYNYVEMARVTGTPFVYLLTRGQQIKVTSQLYRKCKELNYVIPSTYMKVNTNEKYEGATVLEPIKGYYIEPISTLDFASLYPSIMIAHNLCYSTLIKSNHEVSDLQNDDITTIQGKNNLKFVKKNVKKGILPLIVEELIEARKKVKLLIKNEKNNITKMVLNGRQLALKISANSVYGYTGASSGGQLPCLEVAVSITTLGRSMIEKTKERVESFYCKSNGYEHNSTVIYGDTDSVMVKFGTNNIEEAMTLGKDAAERISKEFLSPIKLEFEKVYCPYLLLNKKRYAGLLYTNPNKHDKMDCKGIETVRRDFCILIQQMMETVLNKLLIEKNLNSAIEYTKSKIKELLTNNIDMSLLVVTKSLGKTDYETRLPHVELAKKLKQRDSATAPNVGDRVSYIIVKGVKGQAQYERAEDPLYVLDNNLAIDYNHYLDAIKSPLSRIFEVIMQNSDSLFSGDHTRHKTILTSSQTALSKFLKKSVRCIGCNSSIKKPPLCNHCKENKEFSIYMQKIKDFKNKQNEFFQLWTECQRCQGNLHVDVICMNRDCPIFYRRAKIKKDIANLQEQVTSLRMDW from the coding sequence ATGGAAGAACTGAAAACTTGCCCATTCACAAATGTGATTCCGTACGGGTTGctatatgataaattaaaaaaagaaaaaaataatgacgTTCCTGAAAATTATGTAATAGAAGAATTTGATAAGCTCTTGAAAAATTATGAGAGACCAAATGTATACGATGAGATAGGAAATGCAACATTTAAGAATGATGAAGATTTGATAACGTTTCAAATAGATTTGGATTATACagtagaaaatatatttaaaaatatgatatataacgAAAGTGGTTCAAATAATagtatattaaatgatatatatatgccaTATAGGATTTTATTAagtaaagataaaaattatgtgtCTGTTCCTATTATTCGTATATATAGTTTAAGAAAAGATGGATGTAGtgttttaataaatgttcataattttttcccttatttttatgttgAGAAACCTGATGATTTTGATAATGaagatttaataaaattagaaaTGTTAATGaatgaaaatttaaatttaaatagccaatataaaatatatgaaaagaaaatattaaaaattgaaATTGTAAAAACCGAAAGTTTAatgtattttaaaaaaaatgggaaaaaagattttttaaaaattactGTATTATTACCAAAAATGGTACcctcattaaaaaaatattttgaagGTATTGtacatgtaaataataaatcaattGGTGGTATTGTATATGAAGCTAATTTACCATTTATATTGAGATATATTATTGATCATAAGATTACAGGTTCATCCTGGATAAATTGTAAAAAAggtcattattatataagaaataaaaataagaaaatatcaAATTGTACATTCGAAATAGATATTAGTTATGAACATGTAGAACCAATAACGTTAGAAAATGAATATCAACAAATACCTAAGTTAAGAATTTTATCCTTTGATATTGAATGTATAAAATTAGACGGTAAAGGATTTCCAGAAGCAAAAAATGATCCTATTATTCAAATTTCATCTATTCTATATTTTCAAGGGGAACCTATTGATAATTGtacaaaatttatttttacactTCTTGAATGCGCTAGTATACCAGGTTCAAATGTTATATGGtttaatgatgaaaaaactTTATTAGAAGCATGGaatgaatttattataagaatTGATCCTGATTTTCTCACTGgatataatatcataaatTTTGATTTAccttatatattaaatagagGTACAgctttaaatttaaaaaaattgaaatttttaggtagaataaaaaatgttgCAAGTACTGTTAAAGATTCAAGTTTCTCATCTAAACAGTTTGGTACGCATGAAACAAAAGAAATCAATATTTTTGGAAGAATACAATTTGATGTTTATGATTTAATTAAACGAGATTATAAATTGAAATCATATACATTAAATTATGTTTCTTTTGAATTcttaaaagaacaaaaagagGATGTACATTATAGTATAATGAATGATTTACAAAACGAAAGTCCAGAATCTAGAAAAAGGATAGCAACATATTGTATTAAGGATGGAGTATTACCATTACGATTAattgataaattattatttatttataattatgttgAAATGGCTAGAGTTACAGGAACAccttttgtatatttattaacacGTGGACAACAAATTAAAGTTACTTCGCAATTATATAGGAAATGTAAAGAACTAAATTATGTTATACCTAGTACATATATGAAAgttaatacaaatgaaaaatatgaaggaGCAACCGTACTAGAACCTATTAAAGGTTATTATATTGAACCAATATCAACATTAGATTTTGCTTCCTTATATCCATCCATTATGATTGCACATAATCTCTGTTATTCTAcattaataaaaagtaatCATGAAGTCTCAGATTtacaaaatgatgatataacaacaatacaaggaaaaaataatttaaaatttgttaagaaaaatgttaaaaaggGAATTTTGCCCTTAATTGTAGAAGAATTAATAGAAGCTAGAAAAAAAGTTAAATTActaattaaaaatgaaaaaaataatataacaaaaatggtGCTTAATGGTAGGCAATTAGCTCTTAAAATTTCAGCAAATTCTGTATATGGATATACAGGAGCATCATCAGGTGGACAATTACCATGCTTAGAAGTAGCTGTATCTATAACTACGTTAGGTAGATCAATGATTGAAAAAACGAAAGAGCGAGTTGAAAGTTTTTATTGTAAAAGTAATGGATATGAACATAATTCGACAGTTATCTATGGAGATACAGATTCTGTTATGGTAAAATTTGGAACGAATAATATTGAAGAAGCCATGACATTAGGAAAAGACGCGGCAGAACGTATTAGCAAAGAATTTTTATCACCTATAAAATTAGAATTTGAAAAAGTATATTGcccatatttattattaaataaaaaaagatatgcAGGATTGTTATATACTAATCCAAATAAACATGATAAAATGGATTGTAAAGGAATTGAAACTGTAAGAAGAGATTTCTGTATATTAATACAACAAATGATGGAAActgtattaaataaattattaattgaaaaaaatttaaatagtGCTATTGAATATACcaaaagtaaaataaaagaattgtTAACAAACAATATTGATATGAGCTTATTAGTTGTGACCAAATCATTAGGAAAAACAGATTATGAAACAAGATTACCTCATGTAGAATTAgccaaaaaattaaaacaaagaGACAGTGCTACAGCACCTAATGTTGGAGATCGAGTTAGTTATATAATTGTTAAAGGTGTTAAAGGACAAGCACAATATGAAAGAGCAGAAGATCCTTTATATGTTTTAGATAATAATCTAGCTATagattataatcattatctAGATGCAATCAAAAGCCCTTTATCAAGAATATTTGAAGTTATTATGCAAAATTCagattcattattttcaggTGATCATACAAGACATAAAACTATATTAACATCAAGTCAAACTGCCTTATccaaatttttaaaaaaatcagTTCGATGCATAGGTTGTAATAGTTCCATAAAAAAACCACCTCTATGTAACCACTgcaaagaaaataaagaattttctatatacatgcaaaaaattaaagattttaaaaacaaacaaaatgaaTTCTTTCAGTTATGGACAGAATGCCAACGATGTCAAGGAAATCTGCATGTGGATGTTATATGTATGAATAGGGATTGTCCTATATTTTATAGACGagcaaaaattaaaaaagatatagcTAACTTACAGGAACAAGTCACCTCATTAAGAATGGATTGGTGA
- a CDS encoding rhoptry neck protein 12 — MKRVYTCLCFICLFFLCILKGVYNVKTQKNEGIIIDKEGKENDNGNSDRNTPNNNNRLNRMTLNKEMYEKHNKMNNEEDNNKNINYDLSNLKDGMKKKHFGSNSSEDKTNKKSSINSVLEKYQHTKHEEKNLQNLNKNMMTHENDDSMKSIFISEESFESAKNVCQFIVMQNDYFKNFCNITSLVYDIEKLKKNNHKIYEEILSNSYENNNGSKFKLLKEINHTKVFKEMDNTNPKFSILFLYDKFCYGGIPLACSNLMKYDNVFDINEQSETTNKPDDNVNMEEMENYIINQTGMENGFEENVSDLTQE; from the coding sequence atgaaaagagtATATACGTGTTTGTGTTTTatatgtttgttttttttatgtatattaaaagGTGTGTATAATGTGAAGacacaaaaaaatgaaggaaTTATTATTGACAAGGAGggtaaagaaaatgataatggAAACAGTGATAGGAACACaccaaataataacaatagaTTAAATAGAATGACATTGAATAAAGAAATGTAtgaaaaacataataaaatgaataatgaagaagataataataaaaacataaattatgatttaagtaatttaaaagatggaatgaaaaaaaaacattttggTAGTAATAGTAGTGAAGACAAAACGAATAAAAAAAGTTCCATAAATAGTGTATTAGAAAAATATCAACATACGAaacatgaagaaaaaaatttacaaaatttaaataagaaTATGATGACTcatgaaaatgatgatagtaTGAaatctatttttatatctgAAGAATCTTTTGAAAGTGCTAAGAATGTATGTCAATTTATTGTAATGCAAaatgattattttaaaaatttttgtaatattacaTCTTTAGTATATGATATAGaaaaacttaaaaaaaataatcataaaattTATGAAGAAATACTAAGTAAttcatatgaaaataataacgGTTCAAAATTCAAATTACTTAAAGAAATTAACCATACTAAAGTTTTTAAAGAAATGGATAATACCAATCCAAAATTCTctatcttatttttatatgataaattttGTTATGGAGGTATTCCATTAGCTTGCTCAAATTTGATGAAATATGATAATGTCTTTGATATTAATGAGCAAAGTGAAACTACTAATAAACCAGATGATAATGTAAATATGGAAGAAAtggaaaattatattattaatcaaACAGGTATGGAAAATGGATTCGAAGAGAACGTTTCCGATTTAACACaagaatga
- a CDS encoding enoyl-CoA hydratase-related protein, putative → MLFKLKYLRKHNKIYDMIQLSKCKNGYVIKRSVRTSIFKDDDIYLNPQDIHNESLPKINYLNSGKLDEYVYNRNNIGMDTIIINSKYMNIKMINKLYKKLCDSEVNYTKRFIFLTSLYNNIFNYSYNLYDLLKILELYQKSKDIHYLNLFKKILQNTNDLAYLIFSYKKPIISYCNGKIKGSAGFLSFLANNSASFNHSSYTYNNLNYSFLPYGGISFILANLRANLGFYFALTGQVIQSSDLVWCGLTKRWISDESLELMEISSESQLEVSEQDAHILLEEHFLKIPEKYTLKNYEQVIHEHFKHNNLLTILKCLDQSRNSSDQNIKKWADETYQKIITLPPLATHLTFEILNILRNYKMELLKKAQVNKRLWNEMIKNSYKVPTTKEQISMNELKYTIDKELFIKSLNIETNTLLNFISCPDILNGITSYLVKDTNHAFSSTYLNNNIFQIKKDIIYYFLFYKNSYEYNIYDRPDISYSSLSVLEKYNQHYNAEGNTSHDKLFFSKQFERWNDDYLQEELEDINKHFL, encoded by the exons ATGTTGTTTaagttaaaatatttaaggaAACATAACAAAATTTATGATATGATTCAACTTTCCAAATGTAAGAATggatatgtaataaaaaggTCTGTAAGAACCAGTATTTTTAAagatgatgatatatatttaaaccCACAAGATATACATAATGAATCCTTAcctaaaataaattatttaaattctgGAAAATTAGatgaatatgtatataatcgTAATAATATAGGAATGGatactattataattaatagtaaatatatgaatataaaaatgattaataaattatataaaaaattatgtgaTAGTGAAGTTAATTATACTAAaaggtttatttttttaacatccttatataataatatatttaattatagttataatttatatgatttattaaaaattttagaaTTATATCAAAAAAGTAAAGATATACATTATCTAaatttattcaaaaaaattttacaaaatacaAATGATTTAGCATatcttatattttcttataaaaaaccaattatatcatattgtaacggaaaaataaaaggatCTGCAGGATTCTTGTCTTTTCTAGCTAATAATAGTGCTTCATTCAATCATTcttcatatacatataataatttaaattattcattCTTACCTTATGGAGGAATATCTTTTATACTAGCTAATTTAAGAGCTAACTTAGGATTTTATTTCGCCTTAACAGGTCAGGTAATTCAATCATCAGATTTGGTTTGGTGTGGATTAACTAAAAGATGGATATCTGATGAAAGTTTGGAATTAATGGAGATAAGTTCTGAGAGTCAATTAGAAGTTTCAGAACAAGATgcacatattttattagaggagcattttttaaaaatacctGAAAAATATAccttaaaaaattatgaacaagTCATACATGAACATTTTAAACATAACAATTTGTTAactatattaaaatgtttgGATCAATCAAGAAATAGTTCAGatcaaaacataaaaaaatgggCTGATGAAACGtatcaaaaaattattaccCTTCCACCATTAGCTACTCATTTGAcatttgaaatattaaatattttaagaaattataaaatggaattattaaaaaaagctCAAGTAAATAAACGTTTATGGAatgaaatgataaaaaatagtTATAAAGTACCAACAACAAAAGAACAAATAAGTATGaatgaattaaaatatactattgataaagaattatttattaaatcattaaatattgaaactaatacattattaaattttatatcatgTCCTGATATTCTAAATGGTATAACATCCTATTTAGTAAAAGATACCAACCATGCCTTCTCATcaacatatttaaataataatatatttcaaattaaaaaagatattatttattatttcctcttttataaaaattcttatgaatacaatatatatgacaGACCCGATATAAGTTATTCAAGTTTGAGTGttttagaaaaatataatcagCACTACAATGCTGAAGGTAATACAAGTCACGACAaacttttcttttctaaGCAG tTTGAAAGGTGGAACGATGATTACCTCCAAGAAGAGCTGGAAGATATTAacaaacattttttatag
- a CDS encoding golgi re-assembly stacking protein 2 — translation MFIHMYNTYCLYIMLLSYLFIGYRILRISENSPCSNVGLEIFFDYIIQIDDLKLLDSSKRTYDNFIEKIKLHENKELTLDIYNCRYDKIKKVKVIPGKWEGNGLLGIHISYEFLNALNEGVRILEILENSPAYQSQLIEYEDFIIGYDKGIFRNQDEFMSYINMNNIIKENSHDKKVLFNTILYVYNYKHENIRKVQIQLNDSWGGKGLLGCNVATGYLHKIPPCQIKDKEEKENINLKESFSSSHIKNNESESNNYKKEHMDITKVNDLEIVLLNDSVGKNTNNINNTESNEKNSTNIIPLWKNEAEKSGREDKNYINSQDVELNHDNNIKYMKNDSNSNSHSSNGSSKTLEVDMDNNAETINYDDKFSYELKSTLDDQPEEDMHEIKKENFQNEQVILEDIKREEPNNSQEIKNEIDTYNFKNEDIKDEIHIIKPEPINTDNDKTSRLVESYSDYVKKMTIYSKEMNEIYESMNKNSEILNSIKMNATFNYVNDNNNNNNNNVLNVDKRVNTEEYKNVDSQEIPILINPYENTTILNSSKMDNITKGTYINNKNDDIYSNENVQHFHEPSFNYVHDVRKNI, via the coding sequence atgtttatacatatgtataatacatattGCTTATATATCATGTTGCTTTCTTACCTTTTTATAGGATATAGAATTCTTAGGATATCAGAAAATAGCCCTTGTTCCAATGTTGGTTTAGAAATATTTTTCGACTACATAATTCAAATAGACGATTTGAAATTATTAGATTCTTCTAAAAGGACCTATGACAAttttattgaaaaaataaaactgcatgaaaataaagaattaactctagatatttataattgtagatatgataaaataaagaaggtTAAAGTAATTCCAGGAAAATGGGAGGGGAATGGATTATTAGGAATTCATATAAGTTATGAATTTTTAAATGCTTTAAATGAGGGTGTAAGAATATTAGAAATTTTGGAAAATTCTCCTGCATATCAAAGTCAATTAATAGAATACGAAGATTTTATTATTGGATATGATAAAGGTATTTTTAGAAATCAAGATGAATTCATgagttatataaatatgaataatataataaaagaaaattctCATGATAAAAAAGTCCTATTTAACACTATtctatatgtttataattataaacatGAAAATATCAGAAAAGTGCAAATTCAACTTAATGATTCATGGGGTGGAAAAGGATTACTTGGTTGTAATGTTGCTACAGGTTATCTACATAAAATTCCACCTTGTCAAATTaaagataaagaagaaaaggaaaatataaatttaaaagagTCATTCTCATCATctcatattaaaaataatgaaagtgAATCTAAcaattataaaaaggaaCATATGGATATTACAAAAGTAAACGATTTAGaaattgttttattaaatgacAGTGTtggaaaaaatacaaataatataaataataccgaatcaaatgaaaagaatTCAACAAATATAATACCTCTATGGAAAAATGAAGCTGAAAAATCAGGACGtgaagataaaaattatataaattcacAGGATGTGGAACTAAaccatgataataatataaaatatatgaaaaatgatagtaatagtaatagtcaTAGTAGTAATGGTAGTAGTAAAACCCTTGAAGTAGATATGGATAACAATGCAGAAACCattaattatgatgataaattTTCGTATGAACTAAAATCCACATTAGATGATCAACCAGAAGAAGATATgcatgaaataaaaaaagaaaacttcCAAAATGAACAGGTAATATTGGAAGATATAAAAAGAGAAGAACCAAATAATAGccaagaaataaaaaatgaaatagatacttataattttaaaaatgaagatataaaagatgaaatacatataataaaacccGAACCAATAAATACAGACAATGATAAAACTAGTAGACTGGTAGAAAGCTATTCTGATTATGTAAAAAAGATGACAATATATAGTAAAGAAATGAATGAGATATATGAAAGCATGAACAAAAATAGTGAAATTCTAAATagtataaaaatgaatgcAACATTTAATTATGtaaatgacaataataataataataataataatgtattaaaTGTAGATAAACGTGTTAATACTgaggaatataaaaatgtagatTCTCAAGAAATACCTATTCTTATAAATCCATATGAAAATACAACAATTTTAAATAGCTCTAAAATggataatataacaaaaggaacttatattaataataaaaatgatgatatttaTTCAAATGAAAATGTTCAACATTTTCATGAACCCTCATTTAATTATGTTCACGATGTAAGAAAGAACATATAG
- a CDS encoding golgi re-assembly stacking protein 1, translated as MGAGQTKEIMGGYRILRISENSPCSNVGLEIFFDYIIQIDDLKLLDSSKRTYDNFIEKIKLHENKELTLDIYNCRYDKIKKVKVIPGKWEGNGLLGIHISYEFLNALNEGVRILEILENSPAYQSQLIEYEDFIIGYDKGIFRNQDEFMSYINMNNIIKENSHDKKVLFNTILYVYNYKHENIRKVQIQLNDSWGGKGLLGCNVATGYLHKIPPCQIKDKEEKENINLKESFSSSHIKNNESESNNYKKEHMDITKVNDLEIVLLNDSVGKNTNNINNTESNEKNSTNIIPLWKNEAEKSGREDKNYINSQDVELNHDNNIKYMKNDSNSNSHSSNGSSKTLEVDMDNNAETINYDDKFSYELKSTLDDQPEEDMHEIKKENFQNEQVILEDIKREEPNNSQEIKNEIDTYNFKNEDIKDEIHIIKPEPINTDNDKTSRLVESYSDYVKKMTIYSKEMNEIYESMNKNSEILNSIKMNATFNYVNDNNNNNNNNVLNVDKRVNTEEYKNVDSQEIPILINPYENTTILNSSKMDNITKGTYINNKNDDIYSNENVQHFHEPSFNYVHDVRKNI; from the exons ATGGGAGCAGGACAAACGAAGGAAATTATGGGTG GATATAGAATTCTTAGGATATCAGAAAATAGCCCTTGTTCCAATGTTGGTTTAGAAATATTTTTCGACTACATAATTCAAATAGACGATTTGAAATTATTAGATTCTTCTAAAAGGACCTATGACAAttttattgaaaaaataaaactgcatgaaaataaagaattaactctagatatttataattgtagatatgataaaataaagaaggtTAAAGTAATTCCAGGAAAATGGGAGGGGAATGGATTATTAGGAATTCATATAAGTTATGAATTTTTAAATGCTTTAAATGAGGGTGTAAGAATATTAGAAATTTTGGAAAATTCTCCTGCATATCAAAGTCAATTAATAGAATACGAAGATTTTATTATTGGATATGATAAAGGTATTTTTAGAAATCAAGATGAATTCATgagttatataaatatgaataatataataaaagaaaattctCATGATAAAAAAGTCCTATTTAACACTATtctatatgtttataattataaacatGAAAATATCAGAAAAGTGCAAATTCAACTTAATGATTCATGGGGTGGAAAAGGATTACTTGGTTGTAATGTTGCTACAGGTTATCTACATAAAATTCCACCTTGTCAAATTaaagataaagaagaaaaggaaaatataaatttaaaagagTCATTCTCATCATctcatattaaaaataatgaaagtgAATCTAAcaattataaaaaggaaCATATGGATATTACAAAAGTAAACGATTTAGaaattgttttattaaatgacAGTGTtggaaaaaatacaaataatataaataataccgaatcaaatgaaaagaatTCAACAAATATAATACCTCTATGGAAAAATGAAGCTGAAAAATCAGGACGtgaagataaaaattatataaattcacAGGATGTGGAACTAAaccatgataataatataaaatatatgaaaaatgatagtaatagtaatagtcaTAGTAGTAATGGTAGTAGTAAAACCCTTGAAGTAGATATGGATAACAATGCAGAAACCattaattatgatgataaattTTCGTATGAACTAAAATCCACATTAGATGATCAACCAGAAGAAGATATgcatgaaataaaaaaagaaaacttcCAAAATGAACAGGTAATATTGGAAGATATAAAAAGAGAAGAACCAAATAATAGccaagaaataaaaaatgaaatagatacttataattttaaaaatgaagatataaaagatgaaatacatataataaaacccGAACCAATAAATACAGACAATGATAAAACTAGTAGACTGGTAGAAAGCTATTCTGATTATGTAAAAAAGATGACAATATATAGTAAAGAAATGAATGAGATATATGAAAGCATGAACAAAAATAGTGAAATTCTAAATagtataaaaatgaatgcAACATTTAATTATGtaaatgacaataataataataataataataatgtattaaaTGTAGATAAACGTGTTAATACTgaggaatataaaaatgtagatTCTCAAGAAATACCTATTCTTATAAATCCATATGAAAATACAACAATTTTAAATAGCTCTAAAATggataatataacaaaaggaacttatattaataataaaaatgatgatatttaTTCAAATGAAAATGTTCAACATTTTCATGAACCCTCATTTAATTATGTTCACGATGTAAGAAAGAACATATAG